The following DNA comes from Bacteroidota bacterium.
CACCTCCTATTATTCTAATCAATCCCTGGCTTATGATCCTTCTCTTCTTGCTGATTTTACTTTTCAACCAAAACCAAATGATACTGTCTGGATTGATGAGGAGCCCTATAAAGCCCAGCTTCGTATCCCCATGAATACTACCCTCGGAAATAAAGTTCTGACTGCATCTGCTGATGTTCTGGCCAGCAATAGTTCTTTCAAAACAATTTTTAAAGGCCTCTATATCAGCGCAGATCCTGTAAATACGCCCGGCACCGGGGCTATTCTTTACATGAACTTTTCAAGCTCATATTCTACGATATATTTGTATTATCATAATGATGATAATGATTCCCTCGTATACAGAGTCGCCATTAATAGCACATCATTACAACGATTTGGAAATTATAACCATTATGGTTATGCTGATGCCACAAACGAATTCCAGAACCAGCTTCTCGTAGGTGATACAGCTCTGGGAAATCAAAAAATCTATCTTCAATGTATGGGGGGGGTGAAGACTAAAATATTCTTTCCCTATCTGATGAACTGGGTAAAAGATTATAAAATAGCTTTAAATGAAGCCCAGCTGATATTTAAAAACAATGATCCTGAAAATTCGTTAACTCCACCCTCAAATTTGTCCTTATTTAGTATTACCGATGAAGGTAAAATTGACTTTTTACCTGATGAGTATGAAAGTGAGCTTTACTTTGATGGAAAATATCAGAACAACTCATACCGTTTCAGGATTACTCGGCATCTCCAGGATATCCTTAATGAAAATGATCCCAACAATGGCCTCTATCTCATGATTGCAGGAGCTTCACTGAATGCCGGGCGTGTAGTACTTAATGGCCCCTCCAACCCTCAGGATAGTTTGAAGCTCCGCCTCGTTTATACCAAACCTAATTATTGACCTATGTGCGGTATCGTGGCATATATTGGACCTAAACAGGCATATCCCATACTGATAAACGGACTCTACCGGCTGGAATACAGGGGCTATGACAGTGCCGGCATTGTTTTACTTGATGAGAATCTGAAATTATACAAAAACAAAGGCAAGGTCTCAGAACTTGAAGCCTATATTCAGGGAAAAGATATTTCCGGCACAACAGGTATTGCACATACACGCTGGGCGACACATGGTGAACCCAATCAAATTAATGCTCATCCTCATTTCTCACAATCGCATAATTTGGCTATTATTCATAATGGCATCATTGAAAATTATGCATCCCTGAAAAAAGAGCTGATAAAAAGAGGCCACAGCTTTGTAAGTGAGACCGACACAGAAGTTCTTATTCAATTAATCGAAGATATTCAGATCAATGAACATGTAGATCTGATTGAAGCTGTTCAAATTGCACTGAACCAGGTTGTTGGGGCATATGCTATCGTCATCATTTCAAAAAAAGATCCCGACATGCTGATTGCTGCCCGTAAAAGCAGTCCGCTGGTTGTTGGTATCGGTAACGGTGAATTTTTTATTGCTTCCGATCCGACACCAATTATTGAGTACACGAAAGATGTTGTTTATCTTAATGATGAAGAAATCGCCATCGCCAGAAGAAATGATGTGCTAAAAATAAAAACTATAAAAAACATCGATAAAACCCCATATATTGAAACCCTGGAAATGAGTTTAAGCGCATTAGAGAAAGGCGGTTTCGACCATTTTATGCTTAAAGAAATTTTTGAACAACCCATGTCGATACGTAACAGTATGCGTGGCCGTTTGGATGCAAAGAACGGAATAATCTCTCTGGGGGGCATAAGTGACTACATGCAGAAGTTAATCAATGCCAAACGTATAATCTTGTTGGGTTGTGGAACATCCTGGCATGCCGCCCTGGTTGGTGAATACCTGTTTGAAGACCTGGCCCGCATTCCCGTTGAAGTAGAATATGCATCGGAAT
Coding sequences within:
- a CDS encoding DUF4270 domain-containing protein produces the protein MTIRITYKTTSVLLPFLLLFTIACKKEPQAIGLDLVGKNPLSVEFSDTTTVVAYSVLEDSVRTDRTTTTLLGSIYDMVFGKTTAGVYTQIAMSVSAPDFGANPQCDSMTMVLSYAGYYGDTLTSQTVKIYELVDSLDIDTSYYSNQSLAYDPSLLADFTFQPKPNDTVWIDEEPYKAQLRIPMNTTLGNKVLTASADVLASNSSFKTIFKGLYISADPVNTPGTGAILYMNFSSSYSTIYLYYHNDDNDSLVYRVAINSTSLQRFGNYNHYGYADATNEFQNQLLVGDTALGNQKIYLQCMGGVKTKIFFPYLMNWVKDYKIALNEAQLIFKNNDPENSLTPPSNLSLFSITDEGKIDFLPDEYESELYFDGKYQNNSYRFRITRHLQDILNENDPNNGLYLMIAGASLNAGRVVLNGPSNPQDSLKLRLVYTKPNY
- the glmS gene encoding glutamine--fructose-6-phosphate transaminase (isomerizing); its protein translation is MCGIVAYIGPKQAYPILINGLYRLEYRGYDSAGIVLLDENLKLYKNKGKVSELEAYIQGKDISGTTGIAHTRWATHGEPNQINAHPHFSQSHNLAIIHNGIIENYASLKKELIKRGHSFVSETDTEVLIQLIEDIQINEHVDLIEAVQIALNQVVGAYAIVIISKKDPDMLIAARKSSPLVVGIGNGEFFIASDPTPIIEYTKDVVYLNDEEIAIARRNDVLKIKTIKNIDKTPYIETLEMSLSALEKGGFDHFMLKEIFEQPMSIRNSMRGRLDAKNGIISLGGISDYMQKLINAKRIILLGCGTSWHAALVGEYLFEDLARIPVEVEYASEFRYRNPVICENDIVIAISQSGETADTLAAIEMAKSKGATIIGICNVVGSSIARATHAGSYTHAGPEIGVASTKAFTAQITILTLMALQIANKKGTIPKSRYFHIINELDHLPEKVERVLQSNDLIKKIAENYKDTRNFLYLGRGYNFPVALEGALKLKEISYIHAEGYPAAEMKHGPIALIDEAMPVVVIATNKGTYDKVVSNIQEVKVRKGKIIAIITEGEVTVKDLADYSIEIPETEEFLVPVLATIPLQLLAYHIAILRNCNVDQPRNLAKSVTVE